The Antedon mediterranea chromosome 7, ecAntMedi1.1, whole genome shotgun sequence genome has a segment encoding these proteins:
- the LOC140055038 gene encoding glucose-induced degradation protein 8 homolog translates to MYSDLMMACSRTSSSDKSVEISKEEWMAKLKGVHISRTDMNKLIMNYLVTEGFKEAAEKFCMESGTQIESELNSLDDRIHIREAIQDGRIEVAIAMVNTLHPDLLDNDKYLFFHLQQQHLIELIRQRSLESALDYAQVHLAERGEENKDILPELERTLALLAFEDPENSPFRDLLHLSQRQKVASELNAAILEIENKESSPQLANLLKLLLWSQEQLDSKKAKYPRMKDLANGEIKESK, encoded by the exons ATGTATAGTGATTTGATGATG GCTTGCTCAAGAACATCATCCAGCGACAAATCAGTAGAGATTTCAAAAGAAGAATGGATGGCAAAACTAAAGGGTGTACATATTAGTCGCACAGACATgaacaaattaataatgaattatttagtAACAG AAGGATTTAAAGAAGCTGCTGAAAAGTTTTGCATGGAATCAGGAACCCAAATAGAGTCCGAACTAAACAGTTTAGATGATCGTATACACATTAGGGAAGCTATACAAGATGGAAGGATAGAGGTTGCTATTGCAATGGTCAATACtcttcaccctgaccttttggaCAATGATAAATACTTGTTTTTTCATTTACAG CAACAACATCTAATTGAGCTTATCAGGCAAAGGAGTTTAGAAAGTGCCCTTGACTATGCCCAAGTACATTTGGCTGAAAGAGGTGAAGAGAATAAAGACATTTTACCTGAACTTGAAAGAACATTAGCTTTACTTGCATTTGAAGACCCTGAAAACTCACCATTTAGAGATCTGCTTCATCTGTCACAAAGGCAAAAG gTTGCGAGTGAATTAAATGCAGCAATAttagaaattgaaaataaagaaTCGTCACCACAGTTGGCAAATCTTCTTAAACTATTGTTGTGGTCACAGGAACAGCTAGATTCAAAGAAAGCAAAGTATCCTCGTATGAAAGATCTTGCAAATGGTGAGATCAAAGAATCTAAGTGA